TTGCGAGCCTTCATCCACGATTTCCACGCCAGGAGCGCCGGCACGGCGCCGGGGGACGCGAGGAGGACCAGGAGCACGGCCACGAAGACGGCCGagacgaccccgccgccgctgccgatgCCCGTGAGGTCCGCGGCGAGGAGGTACAGAGCGATGGCCACGGCGAGCGAGTTGATCGCGGCGAAGCAGCGCCCGTCTTCCGCCTCGTCCGCGGTcgcgcccgcggcgccgccggcggggcccTCGCGGAGGAACACCATGGCGAGCGCGCAGACCGCGGCCGGCACGACGGCGAGCATGACGAGGAACGAGGCCGGGTTGTCGGCGAACAGCGCGGAGCAGATGTCGGTGAAGATGGCGGTGCTGAGGCCGACGTATCCCTTGAGCAGGCCGGAGACGGGGCCCCTGCTGCGGCGGAAGTTGCGGATGCAGGTGACGAGCACGGCGGTGTTCATCCAGGTGGTGCTGTTGCCGCCGAGGCAGAGGAAGACGCACATCTGCCAGTAGGGGAGCGGCGCGACGGTCCTGGACACGACCATCCACTGCGCGCCGTAGCCGAGGAGGCCCTCGAGGGAGCCGATGGCGAGGAGGAGCCAGGTCGGGACGCGGTCGGAGGCGAGCCCCGCAAGGAGGCCGAACGCCTTGCCGACGTCCTTGGCGACGGAGAGGCCGTTGAGCTGCAGCTGGGTGAGGCCCATGAGCGTCTTGAGCGCGTCCGAGTAGTTGGAGAAGGTGTAGTTGTTGCCGGAGATGCACTGCACCCACACCGCCGTCACCAGGCCCAGCCACCGCCCCCATCGCGTCCCCGCCATTgcgtccagcgccgccgccaccatatCCAACTCCGACCCGCCAATCGCACGGGCGCTTGCTTCAAGGTGGCGCGGGCGCCGCCAGAGGCTTGGGTTTGGGGGTTCGGGCGCTTGCTACTTGGCCGCGTCCCGGGCAGGAAGACGACGATACGGGAGGGAGACGGCAAGCGGGGGCGGTGAAGGCGGGTTGCTTTCCGCGCCTGCTGCGTGCGTGAGATAGACCCGGGGTCCGTGCCTGCGTGCGGGGGCGTCGCGATGCGTGTGTCCTCGCACCGACggggttttggaaatgtgtcttcaagcaggaggtggcccgGGCATGGTCGCTTTTTATAGAGCCTGAAAGGCTGCTGGGATCTGGGGTGGTACCGGTTTAAATAGGGTCAGGCATGGATTTGGGTTGGTGCCGGATTTGAGTCGGGCTTGTACTTGTTACTTTAGATCTGTTTGATCAAGGCGCTAGTGAATGAATATGCTAAACTTTAGTATGTACTAGCGTATCCAAATAAAAATAGTTATAGAATGGGTTAAAATTTAGCCTAACTTAATAATTTAAGCAAAGATATGAGTGCTAATAGATGTTAAAGTTTAGCGCTCAACTTCAACACCTTCAAATAAACCCTTAGTCTGGGTTTGTAGATCTGTGATGGGGTGTTTGATGGTTCGATCCCGTTTGATGGGTTGTAGTATGATATTTTGTCCTCGCATTCGCCAATATCTTCTGATGTTACTGTAGTATCAGCTATcaaatccacaaataaaagcatATAAGCTTTTTTATTAAAATTTTAGATGAATAATACATGCATGTAATCATCCACCAGAAAAATTTGGgcttagaaaaaaaatggagtAAATGGTATAATGGGCTATCAGTTTTTGGCCCTTATTTAGTTGCAAAAACTTTTAGAATtttgacactgtagcactttcgtttgtatttggtaattattattcgATCATGGGTggactagactcaaaagattcatctcgtaaattacagacaaactgtgtaataattagttattttatttagctacatttaatacttcatacatgtgttcaaagattcgatgtgatgggaaatcttgtaaaattttggaattttggatgcaactaaacaagagctTACTTTTGTAGCCGGCCAGAACCTTTTCCCCTCCTACCCGGTCGCCACCGAggccccagggccgccggccggggccgccgctgcccctcccctgtttcctggtctggaggaaggagaaaagggcaaatatgcccaaaaccccctcccctctcttctaTTTGTTTAAGAGCCCTCCCACCTTTTAACTTttttgcaaattaaacccttcctttattatatttcaaaataaatcctTCCCTCATATAAACATAtctctaaataaacccctgacctttttcAAAATGACCCGGATAAATTCTAAAATACCAaacaagcccctgccttctcaagaataattacaaacaggtccctagccccttatttaacccctaaacattTATATAACCTGTCATTTaatgcgccaaacaatctccaaTCGACCTGAAATTTTACCATGCCaatcctaacatagttttggccatgatattaggaaaccgcccaaaaaatattacttctatctccatatcttaattgtttccgaatcgagctcagcgataaaacttttatatctttttcttgattgtgtgtttgtttgtatgcatcgtagatcacggtgtgaatgagAGAGAAcacgtcgacgagcagtactgcgagcaagcgaacgaggaccagttccgcgaccccaagcccgaaggacagtacttcgACTAGGACCtccccggaaggctttgaagacgacaagttcaatcccatcctttgatgcatgttttgtcccagtttttataaacacaacctattagcctgttttataaagttgtatatattttgcctgctgaaaacatggttggatagccaccccttgatttgttataaccattcattgaccacctagattaatgtctgaatgtgttttgtttggacgttaatcgctgctagaacgcttaggaacTTATatacaatacaacttgttttataaagaaaatgtgtgcgtgtgtgggaagggagaaatgtggaatttcgaaagatgagtttagacgggatggatggcattttctgtgtgatttgtcgattggtgtgctcgtgattgtgtggcagagcagggaagggagatatccatcttgtcaccactatggaccgagttggtgtgtcgtctcacctaactccactatcgtgcaaaccactcgaccgttgaattgGCAACgtcttagcataaaccccactagttagtctgatagccatcagaagagctgagagcaacgggtgaatAAGGACAAGGGATTagttctgtgtgacttatgccccagtTAAAACCtttgtgataggtcaatgaccccttggtggatcccgtgatggctagtcaggtctagctaaggtgggtaatggctttgttgggatctgcaccgacactacggtgatcgaactgtggtaccccgcttgtgggtaaagttgtacacccctgcagagttaaaatctattcgaatagtcgtgcccacggtactgggcgagttatggtgtggtcacataactaatgtttcttctgggaatggacgggttggcgtgagttgttttgggaaaagtgtccggcagttgtgtcgtgtgctacggcggatgaggagtccggtagcaacttaaaacttggatcctgtgtggatcaacactacgtgttacttggtacaagaaaacttgctttgaaaatcctttcttttaaacgaacccctgcatcaaaatttgctttccgcaaataaaaccctagcctcatccttgatttaccctgtgtattatattctgtttataccccctccgtgggtgtggttggacttgctgagtacgtttgtactcaccccattcttaatttttacagaggaagatccagactccGTTACCGAAGatgttgagtagaggttccgtcctgcacccaaccttgcctgtggatggGGTCACCCGTAGGAAGTTTCGTATGGCgtaagactctgatgaccccctcttcgtagttaatatcattgtgtgggtgttagttgtaatcctcgcgatagtggcgcttcactgcccacttccgcgtagagttgtacggtgatgtaccatctgatgtaataaaagtgttatcagcctcccgggactgatattgtatcacttttaagtcttctctcatgagatgacacttcaggtggtatcagagccgtaggttggccgtaggacgtgaccttTAGGATTGAAACCCTTTTCAGGCCTTTTCACATTAGGATTTTTCATTACTTAATCCTTtttccacacaaacactcaccgctGATTCTtaccctgttccagatggctgacaatggatagagtggcggaatctgccacgcagagctcggccttcctaagttattgatactcagcctggaatgcATCGGAGTGGTGGACCCACCTAGGGATGGCACCCGCGGATGTGGGTGCGGGTTTGATGAAAACCCGCCCGTAGGCAAACCCGCGGGGTTGGAAAAAAACCCGCCCGCAGGTAGACCCGCGGGTGCATTTCtacacccgcacccgcacccgcacccgcacctgcGGGTTTCGGGCGGGTTTCGGGTGCCCGCGGGTGTgacaaaagatataataaaaatgCACAAATCCTTTAATTTAAATAGTCAAACATTACATTTCTATAAGTAATAAGGGCAAACTAACAACAAATTCCCAAATTCAAAGTATTAACGACAAACTAACAATAAATCTATAAATTTTTGTGCTCATTTTATATTTAGGATAGTTGGAATAAGCCTTACCTAAGCACGTTGGGTTAGAGTTTCTTTGTTTGTGGATGGGTGCGGGTCCACCCGCGGGTGGAATCTCTAACCCGCACCCGCAAtacgcgggtgcgggtgcgggtccaCCCACGGGTGGAATATCGAACCCGCACCCGTCGGGTCTAaaatccgcggatacccgcatcCGCGGGTGCAATTGCCATCCCTAGACCCACCAGAGTATGTCTACCGGGAatacgactccaggggcactcttcggtgcgacgtGATGATTTTCGTGGtaagaagcacccgctaccctgacgtAGACctctggttcatctccaccactggctttcaCTTCCCGGACACCTATAGAAAAgccgcccgaaaagccctgcgacgtctgcgtgtgatctacaagcatcatcttcagcggacttctatgggatttttcccgcctactgaaggaagaggacgctcatggattgcccggatgagaggacttggaagagaagaagaagacctagaagatacggtctcccacctatccatctacctcaccggcccaGATGAACTTTACAGCGAACAGACGACACAATTGAAGCACCAAATccacagggcagaaaaggcaacccacgaactggaggaacaacggacaagagccgcacgcgccgagtattccctagccgctctccaagcccaatggcaagaatacgaggctcacagaggaataggtggatggatagaagaagaagaagaacccgaagagacccattgggataagggtactcagaccgaagatgttATGATGGAGCAGTGTCTTCTCCCAAAGAAACGCCCTATCCAGACCGaagaagagtccccatgataggagtagcgctccaagctagaaccctatcctaataatcgtgtatccctgaaatctgtatcccaccatgttgtaataataaatacCATCTACCCCCTTTCGTacccaaatatttgtgcaaacTTATTCAccttatctttgttttcagatggctgagaaAGGATAGACCCAGGGCAATTGTCAAGCTGCACTTggtttccccagcctcttgatcaatgccctggaaagtcttggcgttacggaacgcctaaggtactacagcagagagtacgagcaccatggtaccctccgctgtaGGGTGATCCTGTTCATCAccaaaagtgaccgctaccccgacatccagccatggcgagtgaacgccacagggtttaggcaccaggacacctatcccttggccgtcaggAAGGCGTTCCGTTATctatgccggatttttgaaagacacctcgcccccacaccaatgaggttcttcccgccggccatcagaaccccagtttgggaagctcgcatgagaagtctagaacggcgccgccatgaagaagacccctTGTACCAAGTGGTTACCTACCTATCctctttggatcagctctttgatgagcaagccaacattctgagagaacagacccatcgagccgagcaagcagagctcgcggtaagactgcagcagatctgggcagcccaagccgaggcaagagccgcaaccgcggtcagcagcgaagcggttgctcaggagagcctcagacaagcccgagaccggcgtatgcaagaatggaccagaagcggaacgccagtcccggcaattggggaagaccatgttctactcggaacacccgtcataggatgggcaccactcttgagaaccccacaagccccgccCGAGGACCCTGAAAGGTGTACTGCCGCCGTTGAAAGAGAAGCTGCTGCGCAACCCTAGGAAAACGGaaacctagaggacggcgagcaaggactactcgcacactcCGCCCCGGAAGAAGGTTCGCCCCGCAAGTAGAATGCCCGACGCCACcctagtgttgtaccctcccagcCCCTCTatcttaagttgtaccctttaAGTGTGatcctgtacccggacgtgtagtacgcgttttagtCGTGTCCCCGTGATGTACCCTCacttgcagtaataaagttgtttgtgcttgtttgctatgtttgtgtgcttgttgttagtTTGTGTGCTTTTCGGTGGAAGGTGGATTCTGAATTTTTAAAAATACGAATTAAGCAACTTAAACATAACATAATCTTAATCTCAATCTCACAAAGACACTACCccatctacagatggcttcccgaagcggtacgagggcctcccgcaaccggacccccgcggccgctgatgcaggagtacagcctaatggacagaaccctcctcaggaggaacaagaagtgagccagaacagaggagaaaatcaaggagaagtgccactgccaccaccaccacccctcggggacctAGCACAGATAATACAgaaccagaccctcatactggaaacactggccaatgccctcgtcaacaagtggccacgagagcagaccatgaacgacaagctgacagattttctgaggaccaagccgcccacctttgccggatccagcaaccccttggatgcagacgactggctgcgtgtgatccaaaggaagctcgagccgttcgaatgCCAGGATCGAGACAAGGTTCTCctggcagcccaccaactcaccgggactgccttggcctggtgggagaattactgtgccgctgccgaagatgcttccaccatcacttggaaggaattcgtgaaggagttccgccgctaccatatcccctcggccaccatgaagcgcaaggcggatgagttccgcgcactgcagcaaggaagcatgtcagTGGAAGAAtacacccatcagttcatgGAATTGACCtgatatgcaccagaggaagtgaacgatgatgaaaagaagcaggacatgttcaagaaaggattgaacccagaactccggaccttgcttacccctcagatctaccccgacttcaatactctgatgaacaaggctaTTCTCACAAAGAGGGCCAAAACTggagaaaggaaggataacaagtGCAAGTTTCTGGAAGGCAAGGCCCGCCAACATgaccgcttccagaaaccaagaaattCCAGCTATATGGCACCAAGAtatcaggccccaatgcagtataggacccagtctcaggtgacaggcccacaggcccctaacacacagtttaGGAGCCAGAACACAATAAAGTCCCCGTagagcaatgcaagccaggtcaccaccaacaacagtaatgctagggtctgtttcaactgtcgagagacagggcatttcatcgccagctgcccatatgccaagaacaagcctgcgacatcagccttctccaacacggtgaatggaccaaggcctgttctgtcaggtgccaaccgagattccatccgcaacaacagcaacaccaacaacaacactAAGCTGATGAGGCAGCCctagcagtcatttggacgagcccgcgtcaaccacatcaacgcgcaagAGGCTCAAGTAGCTCAGGGCGTattgctcggtgagtacctagtcagctcagctcttgcaacagtactatttgattctggagcatcacactcgttcatatcctcgagttttgtggaaaatcacaatatacctacagtactactaaaaagacccctattaacccggacgcctggaggtgacatcaagtgtcaactaggttatctacgggtaaggatcaatttaagtggggtaaaatttctagcagacctagtagtacttaagtctaagggaatagacgtgatccttggaatggactggttaagccgacacaatggtctcataggttgtactgacaaagtggtacacctaacgaacccagaaggagtacgagtaACCTGCCATACCCAGGAAAGTGGATCTaacccaatggtgtttagcatggaagccaagtccttggaaaaagtcccggtagtaaacgaatacccagatgttttccctgaagaacttcccggaatgccaccagacagggatgtagagtttgtcatcgaccttgtccctggaacctctcctatagccaagagaccctataggatggcagccactGAATTGGCGAAATTAAAGAAGCAGCTAGAAGAACTACAacaaattggcttcatcagaccaagctcgtcgccttggggagccccagttctatttgtcaaaaagaaatatgggagtatgaggttgtgtgtagattaccgggcactgaacgaagttaccatcaagaataagtaccacatccccaggattgatgaccttttcgatcagctaaaaggagccaagtacttctccaagatcgatatgaggtcaggatattttcagctcaagattagagaaagcgaCATTCCAAAGACAGCatttgtcacccgttacgggcagtttgagttcaccgtAA
This portion of the Panicum virgatum strain AP13 chromosome 2N, P.virgatum_v5, whole genome shotgun sequence genome encodes:
- the LOC120658173 gene encoding protein NUCLEAR FUSION DEFECTIVE 4-like, translated to MVAAALDAMAGTRWGRWLGLVTAVWVQCISGNNYTFSNYSDALKTLMGLTQLQLNGLSVAKDVGKAFGLLAGLASDRVPTWLLLAIGSLEGLLGYGAQWMVVSRTVAPLPYWQMCVFLCLGGNSTTWMNTAVLVTCIRNFRRSRGPVSGLLKGYVGLSTAIFTDICSALFADNPASFLVMLAVVPAAVCALAMVFLREGPAGGAAGATADEAEDGRCFAAINSLAVAIALYLLAADLTGIGSGGGVVSAVFVAVLLVLLASPGAVPALLAWKSWMKARKATNADLEEAESLDAAAAPLLVAAKAAGMSEEDKARAPGERPRLGEEHTIAQALTSLDFWLMFASFLMGVGTGLAVMNNLGQMGVAMGYDDVSLFVSMTSIWGFFGRIASGTISEHFIRTRAIPRPLWNAASQVLMVVGYIVMALAMPGSLFIGSVVVGACYGVRVAVTVPTASELFGLKYYGLIYNILILNLPLGSFLFSGLLAGLLYDAEATAVPGGGNTCVGAHCYRLVFLIMAVACVVGFGLDVLLSVRTKRVYAKIHESKRASRSAAAQRVS